A single region of the Streptomyces sp. NBC_01262 genome encodes:
- a CDS encoding IS1182 family transposase, whose product MQLSRCPLSLRPRSGEQVPSLTAQVARASNPGGTTAIWVSDRLHGLWCDEDFADWYPRDGRPGLLPAQLATVCVLQFLLGLSDRQAAEAVRCRIDFKYAMAMELDDPGFHHSVLADFRDRLAEGDRADGLLDLALARLKEAGLVRERTRQRTDSTHVLAAVRDLTRLELITEAVRAALEEVAGTSPHLLDELVDEDWGRRYGRLVRLGKNPTKPKTRILATGNDAVRLLEHLYRHRADRTSGPRIQALRQIMVQNYHRDAAGHLRWRTAEKEGGPGLPPSSRAVVSPYDTSARYARHGHIISWTGFSAHLTETCAPDGPNVITDVATTAATTHDSKVLPGIHTRLSRRGLLPAEHLVDGGYTSLPHLEQATREHQVTVSGPLRSNPTRQHRRDEGFARDDFHIDYDRQQVTCPQGQVSQGWHGPYPTSSPTAAPLIVARFTKSQCQPCPARTQCTTSRESTRTVGFPPRELRDLQLRIRTEQQTPEWKTRYAVRSGVEGTVNEFVHGYGMRRCRYRGQGKAHIQHVLTAIAVNIERLSGLSPTEEAPMPRRPTAFQNYLDQREIPRPKSWRTLGSWPRRNQDPRQSQVREAKSSLISQSATNPGPHDELMRLNGGGGNGASPTG is encoded by the coding sequence ATGCAGTTGTCGAGGTGCCCGTTGTCCCTCCGTCCACGTTCCGGTGAGCAGGTCCCGTCTCTGACTGCGCAGGTCGCGCGGGCGAGCAACCCGGGCGGCACGACGGCGATATGGGTGAGCGACCGGTTGCACGGGCTGTGGTGCGACGAGGACTTCGCCGACTGGTACCCGCGTGACGGGCGTCCGGGTCTCTTGCCTGCTCAACTGGCTACCGTTTGTGTGCTGCAGTTCCTGCTCGGCCTGTCGGACCGGCAGGCCGCCGAGGCGGTCCGCTGCCGCATCGACTTCAAGTACGCGATGGCCATGGAGCTGGATGACCCCGGGTTCCATCACAGTGTGCTGGCCGATTTCCGCGATCGTCTCGCCGAAGGCGACCGTGCTGACGGCCTCCTCGACCTCGCGCTGGCCCGGCTCAAGGAGGCCGGCCTGGTGCGCGAGCGCACCAGGCAGCGCACCGACTCCACCCATGTCCTGGCCGCGGTGCGTGACCTGACCCGCCTGGAGCTGATCACCGAGGCGGTCCGCGCCGCACTGGAAGAAGTCGCCGGCACTTCCCCTCACCTGCTGGACGAGCTGGTCGATGAGGACTGGGGGCGCCGCTACGGCCGACTGGTCCGCCTGGGCAAGAACCCCACCAAGCCCAAGACCAGGATCCTTGCCACCGGAAACGACGCCGTCCGGCTCCTGGAACACCTCTACCGGCACCGAGCAGACCGCACGTCCGGTCCTCGTATCCAGGCCCTGCGCCAGATCATGGTGCAGAACTACCACCGTGACGCCGCAGGACACCTGCGCTGGCGCACCGCCGAGAAGGAAGGCGGGCCCGGGCTGCCGCCCTCGTCCCGGGCGGTCGTCTCTCCCTACGACACCTCGGCCCGCTACGCACGGCACGGACACATCATCAGCTGGACGGGGTTCTCCGCTCACCTGACCGAGACCTGTGCTCCCGACGGCCCCAACGTGATCACGGACGTGGCCACCACCGCGGCCACCACCCACGACAGCAAGGTCCTGCCCGGCATCCACACCCGCCTCTCCCGCCGCGGACTCCTGCCCGCCGAGCACCTGGTCGACGGCGGCTACACCTCCCTGCCCCACCTGGAACAAGCCACCCGTGAACACCAGGTCACCGTCTCTGGACCTCTGCGGAGTAACCCCACCCGTCAGCACCGCCGGGACGAGGGCTTCGCCCGGGACGACTTCCACATCGACTACGACCGTCAGCAGGTCACCTGCCCCCAGGGCCAGGTCAGCCAGGGCTGGCACGGCCCCTACCCGACCTCCTCACCCACCGCGGCCCCGCTGATCGTGGCCAGGTTCACCAAAAGCCAGTGCCAGCCCTGCCCGGCGCGCACCCAGTGCACCACCTCACGCGAAAGCACCCGCACCGTGGGCTTTCCCCCACGAGAACTCCGCGACCTGCAACTTCGCATCCGCACCGAGCAACAGACGCCCGAGTGGAAGACCCGCTACGCGGTCCGCTCCGGAGTGGAGGGCACGGTTAATGAGTTCGTCCACGGATACGGCATGCGACGCTGCCGCTACCGAGGGCAGGGAAAGGCCCACATCCAGCACGTCCTGACGGCCATCGCCGTCAACATCGAGCGCCTCAGCGGACTGTCACCAACCGAGGAAGCCCCCATGCCCCGCCGGCCGACTGCCTTCCAGAACTACCTCGACCAGCGCGAGATACCCCGGCCGAAGTCCTGGCGAACCCTCGGCAGCTGGCCTCGGCGGAACCAAGATCCCCGACAGAGTCAAGTTAGAGAAGCGAAATCTTCGCTAATCTCACAATCCGCCACCAACCCGGGTCCGCACGATGAATTGATGAGGCTGAACGGCGGGGGTGGGAACGGTGCGAGTCCAACTGGTTGA
- a CDS encoding DNA/RNA helicase domain-containing protein, which translates to MASGTVGEIVQAAGEASFIAGCVQRYTAAGFGRPGEGELRSWRNSWPALLDALVRAGLSDLQLYLEYGTPGGGRRLDALLVGVAPDGALGLVVVELKQWQSCRILAGGRVMRSDGQVTAHPVYQVASYRSFFQHWRPKEAPRLDLRAVVMLHNATAEEGAALHLDVPAVADIPVLTADDLSGRPEALAGLLHCDDLAAPSSAQVDSFEKIRWAPSARLLDHVGSALLGNTTFALVGDQQDAFLRILAAAARHLLARESPACDGSGAGERRGAVITVRGGPGSGKTALAVRLLGHLMRNHPEAKPRLITPSGTLRAHLLEAASGHSAARELFLPATSLRSATHQAKAIVIDEAQRTVRTGGRMAPELAAVLLQVRLAVVFLDERQIIRPDEGTSVAEISSLAQAAGRPHHHLQLTGSFRCHGSKASPNGSTHSCMTPRSPGPGRTATTLGLYGDPFQLQQWIEQATAAGHTTRTTAGFCWPWTRTRPRRATSLPLDITIDVPTGEPATGTSRTWHAAWNAADPLTTPDGTPLAPRSQLWASHTGGHQQVGCIYTAQGLEYHHAGVIIGPDLTWTDNRWTAHPEHSHDPKLRHLTPNRYLPYALNTYRVLLTRGTDTTRIHATHPATQRMLSMPCPLP; encoded by the coding sequence GTGGCGTCTGGAACAGTGGGCGAGATCGTCCAAGCAGCCGGCGAGGCGTCGTTCATCGCTGGTTGCGTGCAGCGGTACACGGCCGCCGGGTTCGGCAGGCCAGGCGAAGGCGAGCTACGCAGCTGGCGCAACTCCTGGCCGGCGCTGCTGGATGCGTTGGTGCGAGCAGGGCTGTCGGACCTGCAGCTGTATCTGGAGTACGGCACCCCGGGCGGTGGCAGGCGCCTGGACGCCCTGCTGGTCGGTGTGGCGCCGGACGGGGCGCTGGGGCTGGTGGTGGTCGAGCTCAAGCAGTGGCAGAGCTGCCGCATCCTGGCCGGTGGCCGGGTGATGCGCAGCGATGGGCAGGTGACGGCCCATCCCGTCTACCAAGTCGCTTCCTACCGCAGTTTCTTTCAGCACTGGCGGCCGAAGGAGGCGCCGCGGCTGGACCTGCGCGCGGTGGTGATGCTGCACAACGCCACCGCCGAGGAGGGCGCCGCCCTGCACCTGGATGTTCCCGCGGTCGCCGACATCCCCGTCCTTACCGCTGACGACTTGTCCGGCCGGCCGGAGGCGCTGGCCGGCCTGCTGCACTGCGATGACCTGGCCGCGCCGAGCAGCGCGCAGGTGGACTCGTTCGAGAAAATCCGGTGGGCGCCCTCGGCCCGGCTGCTCGACCACGTCGGTTCCGCCCTGCTGGGCAACACGACCTTTGCCCTGGTGGGCGACCAGCAGGACGCATTCCTGCGTATCCTCGCCGCTGCGGCCCGGCACCTGCTAGCCCGTGAGTCGCCGGCCTGCGACGGCTCCGGTGCCGGCGAGAGGCGCGGGGCGGTCATCACTGTCCGCGGCGGCCCGGGCAGCGGCAAGACCGCCCTGGCCGTGCGGCTGCTCGGCCACCTCATGCGCAACCACCCCGAGGCCAAGCCCCGCTTGATCACCCCGTCCGGAACCCTGCGCGCCCACCTCTTGGAGGCCGCCAGCGGCCACAGCGCCGCCCGCGAGCTGTTCCTGCCCGCCACCTCCCTGCGCAGCGCCACACACCAGGCGAAGGCCATCGTCATCGACGAAGCGCAGCGCACCGTGCGGACCGGCGGACGCATGGCGCCGGAACTGGCCGCCGTGCTGCTGCAGGTCCGGCTGGCGGTTGTTTTCCTCGACGAACGCCAGATCATCCGTCCCGACGAGGGCACCAGCGTCGCCGAGATCAGTTCCCTCGCACAGGCCGCCGGCCGCCCTCATCACCATCTGCAGCTGACCGGCTCGTTCCGCTGCCACGGCTCGAAAGCTTCACCGAATGGGTCGACGCACTCCTGTATGACACCCCGGTCCCCTGGACCGGGCAGGACGGCTACGACCCTCGGCCTGTACGGCGACCCCTTCCAGCTCCAGCAGTGGATCGAACAAGCCACCGCCGCCGGCCACACCACCCGCACCACCGCCGGCTTCTGCTGGCCCTGGACCCGCACCCGCCCCCGCAGGGCAACCAGCCTCCCCCTCGACATCACCATCGACGTCCCCACCGGCGAGCCCGCCACCGGCACCTCACGCACCTGGCACGCCGCATGGAACGCAGCCGACCCCCTCACCACCCCCGACGGCACGCCCCTTGCCCCCCGCAGCCAGCTGTGGGCCAGCCACACCGGCGGACACCAGCAAGTCGGCTGCATCTACACCGCCCAAGGCCTCGAATACCACCACGCTGGCGTCATCATCGGCCCCGACCTCACCTGGACAGACAACCGCTGGACCGCCCACCCCGAACACAGCCACGACCCCAAACTGCGCCACCTCACCCCCAACCGATACCTCCCCTACGCCCTCAACACCTATCGCGTTCTCCTCACCCGCGGCACCGACACGACCCGCATCCACGCCACCCATCCCGCCACCCAACGCATGCTCAGCATGCCTTGTCCGCTCCCGTAA
- a CDS encoding DUF3883 domain-containing protein codes for MTSVSSFLMVHVGQSTESQRNLEHGIETRSWGFPETKPEYKGAEPRFAVLATGASPRVQLENWLQGSATLYLFEIRGGFYTGTAPHWPDEEAEMRIKYPCRFGIEPLAVLHDIPLGPDGPLTETGSDAIRRSGTDRGMGKLVQMPALPLLHQAGIPVDPDQPENVPLDKSPGFTADQVEGKKKPQRRRRGAGYISDPKKRKAIELHAEDHAIAHYEERGWTVERLGKPYDLRCTRGTAERHVEVKGTTGAPTSVELTINEVLHARDKNNTVDLYVVSDITIDTRTDPYTATGGDVAHYTDWRPAEQDLRPRKYEYRLPPTTD; via the coding sequence GTGACGAGTGTGAGCAGTTTCCTGATGGTCCATGTCGGCCAGAGCACCGAATCCCAGCGCAACCTCGAGCACGGCATCGAGACCCGCTCCTGGGGCTTCCCGGAGACCAAACCCGAGTACAAAGGCGCCGAGCCGCGCTTCGCGGTCCTGGCCACTGGCGCCTCCCCACGCGTCCAGCTCGAGAACTGGCTGCAGGGATCCGCCACCCTCTACCTGTTCGAGATCCGCGGCGGCTTCTACACCGGCACCGCTCCGCACTGGCCGGACGAGGAAGCCGAGATGCGCATCAAGTACCCGTGCCGCTTCGGCATCGAGCCCCTGGCCGTCCTCCACGACATCCCCCTGGGCCCCGACGGACCCCTGACCGAGACCGGCAGCGACGCGATCCGCCGCTCCGGAACCGACCGCGGCATGGGCAAACTCGTGCAGATGCCCGCCCTGCCACTGCTGCACCAGGCAGGCATCCCCGTCGACCCCGACCAACCCGAAAACGTCCCCCTGGACAAATCCCCCGGCTTCACCGCCGACCAGGTCGAAGGAAAGAAGAAACCTCAACGCCGCCGCCGCGGCGCCGGCTACATCTCCGACCCCAAGAAACGCAAGGCCATCGAACTGCACGCCGAAGACCACGCCATCGCCCACTACGAAGAGCGCGGCTGGACCGTGGAGCGCCTGGGCAAGCCCTACGACCTGCGCTGCACCCGCGGGACTGCAGAACGCCACGTCGAAGTCAAAGGCACCACCGGCGCCCCGACAAGCGTCGAACTGACCATCAACGAGGTCCTCCACGCACGCGACAAAAACAACACCGTCGACCTGTACGTGGTCAGCGACATCACCATCGACACCCGCACCGACCCCTACACCGCCACCGGAGGCGATGTCGCGCACTACACCGACTGGCGACCAGCCGAACAGGACCTGCGCCCCCGCAAGTACGAGTACCGACTGCCCCCGACAACCGACTGA